The following coding sequences are from one Tissierella sp. window:
- a CDS encoding MFS transporter, whose product MNVSKENKIFTAQFIIVILMALSLFLSVMFLTSGIPANITATTGNAFIGGMMTTFFMIAAIITRPIIGYIIKKVNVKSLNIMTIIILSILIFSLSITNSIALMLFIRVLQGICFGILSTSMATMATNVIPAKRMGEGIGYYGMATSGGTSFAPMIALSILQAFSYKALILTSTALAIATLVLTLLSSNNKKEKRSDVTSDVIEKISFTEYAFDLRALLPCIIVLFFSFTLGGVTSFLKPLGKEAGIEATISLFFLVESIVLLISKAASGIIYDRLGHKVIMYPAAICGIIGLYLLSIVDSTTILLVAAVFYGIAYGFLTPTLQTVAVSRVDKKKHGTANAMYLSFMDLGMAMGSPILGIVAGAQGYRVIYSISIIFIVVLILLYAFTIGHKKSAQL is encoded by the coding sequence ATGAATGTAAGTAAAGAAAATAAGATATTTACAGCCCAGTTTATTATTGTAATTTTGATGGCCCTATCATTATTCTTAAGTGTGATGTTTTTAACATCAGGTATTCCAGCAAATATTACAGCAACCACAGGAAATGCATTTATAGGTGGGATGATGACAACATTCTTCATGATCGCTGCAATTATAACAAGGCCTATTATTGGATATATAATTAAAAAAGTTAATGTGAAATCTTTAAATATAATGACTATTATCATTTTATCAATTCTTATTTTTAGTTTATCTATAACTAATTCTATAGCACTAATGCTGTTTATCAGAGTATTACAAGGTATTTGCTTTGGTATATTATCAACAAGCATGGCAACCATGGCAACAAATGTAATTCCGGCAAAGCGAATGGGAGAGGGTATTGGTTACTATGGAATGGCAACAAGTGGTGGAACTAGCTTTGCTCCTATGATAGCACTTTCAATTTTACAAGCTTTTTCATACAAAGCATTAATATTAACATCAACAGCACTTGCAATTGCTACTCTTGTTCTTACCCTATTGTCAAGTAATAATAAGAAAGAAAAAAGAAGTGATGTAACTAGCGATGTGATAGAAAAGATTTCTTTCACTGAATATGCATTTGATTTAAGAGCACTGTTACCATGTATTATTGTGTTATTTTTCTCTTTCACACTTGGGGGAGTAACAAGTTTTTTAAAACCATTAGGAAAAGAAGCTGGTATAGAAGCTACGATTTCACTTTTCTTCTTAGTAGAATCTATTGTATTATTGATATCAAAGGCAGCTTCAGGTATTATATACGACAGATTAGGACATAAAGTAATAATGTATCCTGCAGCAATATGCGGTATCATAGGACTTTACTTGCTATCAATTGTAGATAGCACTACAATCCTACTTGTTGCAGCAGTATTTTATGGAATAGCATATGGTTTTTTAACACCCACGCTACAAACAGTTGCAGTAAGTAGAGTGGACAAGAAAAAACACGGGACAGCAAATGCAATGTACCTATCTTTCATGGATTTGGGTATGGCAATGGGTTCACCAATTTTAGGAATTGTAGCTGGAGCTCAAGGTTATCGTGTAATCTATTCAATATCTATAATTTTTATAGTTGTACTAATTCTACTTTATGCATTTACAATTGGACATAAAAAATCAGCGCAATTATAG